Proteins co-encoded in one Marinobacter gudaonensis genomic window:
- a CDS encoding EAL domain-containing protein — protein MNGANRLFSARLATFAAAPVLALLAGLGNIFSVSLAFGVDLIFGPIFVFIAVAFLSLPAALAVAGACGAATWFMWGHPYAALVFALEAAIVFGLSRRRGKSLLSADILFWILAGMPITLLYLTQIIALPFESSWLITLKQFINAVFNVLVASLAVLLINIGLGRFSRFYLGRQQIKNILFHSLVALILGAGTVPIIQSSKHDERNTENLLVARLSGLLNHLATDVELSERPADEVLSDFVARPRIDSSLAFAILDPFGTVVASNGGPWTDQLRPTSAPMKDGELRFLEPPGNLSFVQALRQGRYQMVQSVNNGEPLTVVVQAPSGPVAAQLAGAAFKLVVLLGVLLLLGILASQILSRVLTAPIWRLSTALNSSTNGIVITDLEGRVEWLNEGFTRISGYGIEDMKGRKLAPVLANAGADEEAVTRIRRALADRRSFEEEVTNRGKDGLPYWVRINCEPLRAENGGITGFIAVETEVTEQRRMSELELFGREALEKLARRGALEEVYRTVLANLESMIRVRCVIELGGPDCEANTYFPPASYLLVGKGSIAALASRPWQVVPVRDSQGLRLGSLRILRLVGGPQTPWEVDVINRACQVISIATERFMSDRKLQETASVFRHVDEGIFLTDSDFVIVDVNAAFSQITGCPIDEAAGCKVESLFPDQDTAFLSPAVLVALDQFGQWQGETALTNKRGDVVELVLKISAIRGERGAVRRYIFLISDITELKTYQRQLESMARYDALTGLPNRVLLGDRLDQAMRQAERNRKRLAVLFLDLDGFKQVNDTLGHESGDQLLQIVTHRISAELRDSDTFSRFGGDEFVIVLPELEKQETADDVVRRILSAVSKDVLLSGRRVDITASIGLTFYPQKDELDADQLLRQADQAMYAAKQQGRNGYQYFDTENDKAVREFHESVSQVSLALQNNEFVLYYQPKVNMRTGAVIGLEALIRWQHPELGLVAPGEFLPLIEHHALSVSVGEWVLDAAMRQMAAWRDQGLEVPVSVNINSFHLRQKHFACRLKDILERYPSVPAGELELEIVETSALEDLETVSELIHECRALGVVFSLDDFGTGYSSLSYLRRLPVEKLKIDMSFVRDMLRDPNDFAIVQGILGLADSFGLDVIAEGVETPDHSARLMDIGCLYGQGYGIAKPMPGDHVRHWAEQWRENFPDGLQQAGSLPAIVGANAPK, from the coding sequence ATGAACGGTGCGAATCGTTTGTTTTCTGCCCGGCTTGCCACCTTTGCCGCTGCCCCTGTGCTGGCGCTTCTGGCCGGTTTGGGCAATATCTTTTCGGTAAGCCTCGCCTTCGGCGTTGATCTCATTTTCGGGCCGATCTTTGTCTTTATTGCCGTTGCTTTCCTGAGCCTGCCCGCGGCACTGGCGGTGGCGGGAGCATGTGGAGCGGCCACCTGGTTTATGTGGGGGCATCCCTACGCAGCCCTGGTCTTTGCTCTGGAAGCGGCGATTGTTTTTGGATTGAGCCGCCGCAGAGGCAAGTCGCTGCTCAGCGCGGATATCCTGTTCTGGATCCTGGCGGGTATGCCCATTACCCTGCTGTACCTAACGCAGATCATTGCCCTGCCGTTCGAGTCTTCCTGGCTGATTACCCTGAAGCAGTTCATCAACGCCGTTTTCAATGTGCTGGTGGCCAGCCTTGCCGTCCTGCTGATCAATATAGGGCTCGGACGCTTTTCCCGGTTTTATCTGGGGCGCCAGCAGATCAAGAACATCCTGTTTCACTCGCTGGTGGCGCTCATCCTCGGTGCGGGCACTGTGCCTATCATCCAGTCGAGCAAGCACGATGAGCGAAACACGGAGAACCTTCTGGTCGCTCGCCTGTCGGGCCTGCTGAACCACCTGGCCACCGATGTGGAGCTGTCCGAGCGACCGGCAGACGAGGTTCTTTCAGATTTTGTGGCCCGGCCAAGAATCGATTCCTCCCTGGCCTTCGCGATACTCGATCCCTTCGGAACGGTCGTCGCAAGCAACGGTGGGCCCTGGACAGACCAGCTTCGGCCAACCTCTGCGCCCATGAAAGACGGCGAGCTGCGCTTTCTGGAACCACCGGGCAATCTCTCGTTCGTTCAGGCGTTACGGCAGGGTCGCTATCAGATGGTTCAGTCGGTAAACAACGGTGAGCCACTCACGGTGGTGGTTCAGGCACCCTCGGGCCCTGTTGCCGCCCAACTGGCGGGTGCAGCCTTCAAACTGGTGGTACTGCTCGGCGTGCTGCTGCTTCTGGGTATCCTCGCCTCCCAGATCCTCAGTCGGGTGCTCACGGCGCCGATCTGGCGGCTCTCGACGGCTTTGAACAGTTCAACCAACGGCATCGTGATAACCGATCTGGAAGGCCGGGTGGAGTGGCTTAACGAGGGGTTTACCCGCATTTCCGGATACGGCATTGAGGATATGAAGGGCCGCAAACTCGCCCCCGTTCTGGCGAACGCGGGTGCGGACGAGGAGGCGGTAACAAGAATTCGCCGGGCGCTGGCAGACAGGCGCAGTTTTGAAGAAGAAGTAACCAATCGCGGAAAGGATGGGTTGCCCTACTGGGTTCGCATCAACTGTGAGCCCTTGCGTGCGGAGAACGGCGGCATCACCGGCTTTATTGCGGTGGAAACCGAGGTGACAGAACAGAGAAGGATGTCCGAGCTCGAGCTGTTTGGGCGAGAGGCACTGGAAAAGCTGGCCAGGCGGGGGGCGCTGGAAGAGGTCTATCGTACGGTCCTGGCCAACCTTGAATCCATGATCCGGGTACGCTGTGTGATTGAACTGGGCGGGCCCGACTGCGAAGCAAACACTTACTTTCCGCCTGCTTCGTACCTTCTGGTGGGTAAAGGGAGTATTGCAGCGCTGGCGAGCAGACCCTGGCAGGTGGTGCCTGTTCGCGATTCCCAGGGGCTTCGACTGGGGAGTCTTCGGATCCTGCGGCTGGTTGGTGGCCCGCAAACGCCGTGGGAGGTGGATGTTATCAATCGTGCCTGCCAGGTGATCTCGATTGCCACCGAGCGCTTCATGTCTGACCGGAAACTTCAGGAGACTGCCAGCGTTTTTCGACACGTGGACGAAGGTATTTTCCTGACCGATTCCGACTTTGTGATCGTGGATGTGAACGCCGCCTTCAGCCAGATAACGGGCTGCCCGATTGACGAGGCGGCGGGCTGCAAAGTTGAGTCGCTGTTTCCCGATCAGGACACGGCCTTTCTGAGCCCGGCGGTGCTCGTTGCGCTGGACCAGTTTGGCCAGTGGCAGGGAGAAACCGCGCTGACCAACAAACGGGGCGATGTCGTCGAACTGGTCCTGAAAATCAGCGCAATCAGGGGCGAGCGTGGCGCGGTTCGCCGATACATTTTTCTGATCAGTGACATCACCGAGCTGAAAACCTACCAGCGCCAGCTAGAGAGCATGGCGAGGTACGACGCGCTGACCGGATTGCCCAACAGGGTGCTCCTCGGCGATCGGCTCGACCAGGCCATGCGTCAGGCCGAACGCAATCGCAAGCGGCTGGCCGTGCTGTTTCTTGATCTGGACGGGTTCAAGCAGGTGAACGACACCCTGGGCCATGAAAGCGGTGACCAGTTGCTCCAGATTGTCACCCACCGGATCTCCGCGGAGTTACGGGACAGCGACACCTTCTCACGCTTCGGTGGCGATGAGTTTGTGATTGTGTTGCCAGAGCTTGAGAAACAGGAAACCGCGGATGATGTGGTCCGGAGGATTCTCTCAGCGGTGTCGAAGGACGTGCTTTTATCCGGGCGGAGGGTAGATATCACAGCAAGCATAGGCCTGACGTTCTATCCCCAGAAAGACGAACTGGATGCTGATCAGCTACTGCGCCAGGCCGATCAGGCTATGTACGCCGCCAAACAGCAGGGTCGTAACGGCTACCAGTATTTCGACACCGAGAACGACAAGGCGGTTCGGGAGTTCCACGAGTCGGTAAGCCAGGTGAGCTTGGCCCTGCAGAACAACGAGTTTGTGCTCTACTACCAGCCCAAGGTCAACATGAGAACCGGCGCTGTGATTGGACTGGAAGCCCTGATCCGCTGGCAGCATCCTGAACTCGGGCTGGTGGCGCCGGGCGAGTTCCTGCCACTGATTGAACATCATGCGCTGAGTGTCAGCGTGGGCGAATGGGTGCTCGATGCAGCAATGCGACAGATGGCTGCGTGGCGGGACCAGGGCCTTGAGGTTCCAGTGAGCGTGAACATCAACTCCTTCCACTTGCGACAGAAACACTTTGCCTGTCGCCTGAAAGACATCCTCGAGCGATACCCCTCGGTGCCGGCCGGCGAGCTGGAACTGGAGATTGTCGAGACGTCTGCACTGGAAGACTTGGAGACGGTTTCTGAACTGATCCACGAATGCCGGGCGCTGGGTGTGGTGTTTTCACTGGATGACTTCGGCACAGGATACTCTTCACTTTCCTACCTCCGGCGGCTGCCCGTAGAGAAACTGAAGATTGACATGAGTTTCGTACGCGACATGCTGCGCGATCCTAACGATTTTGCCATTGTGCAGGGCATACTTGGACTTGCCGACTCGTTCGGCCTTGACGTCATCGCGGAAGGTGTCGAGACGCCGGACCACAGCGCCAGATTGATGGATATTGGGTGTCTCTACGGCCAGGGTTACGGTATTGCCAAACCGATGCCCGGCGACCATGTTCGGCATTGGGCCGAGCAATGGCGGGAGAATTTTCCCGATGGCCTGCAGCAGGCAGGCTCACTTCCAGCTATAGTAGGCGCCAATGCACCGAAATAA
- a CDS encoding bifunctional diguanylate cyclase/phosphodiesterase, which translates to MQFQFADTSTSFEYAVVGQYSAPLVVVSVLVAVLAAFASVSHVDLIRASGSRSARRLWHLIGAFAMGLGVWTMHFVGMVAFRLPMNVYFDPLLTLASIVPVVFSGYIGLSVLQRAEPKLGSILLGGALMGAGIGVMHYIGMGGMLVEAQMVYRPTLFFASVLAAVVMASLALSVPRMIRKLRKRLPVQASGVAFKIVTAIFMGLAISSLHYVAMAATDFIPADGIASGIPSGDIIDQTLIAVFAVIASVFILVVSTITVILRHRILASEALAARSEREAQRMDDRFRKLVSRLPGMVYEFQMDADGHAHFPYASEAIESVLGVRATDVQLDVNVVFRRVHPDDIEGLRASIRQSAENLTVWRHEFRVRLQGEERWLLGNSIPDRQHDGSTVWSGFITDITEQKRSEERIHQLAFYDELTGLPNRRLFEDRIDRAIAASARHGQFGALLYIDLDDFKTLNDSLGHSFGDRLLISLARLLTENLRECDTVARLGGDEFVIIANELGATEESAARNAEKLSETLLRILGEPVNLGGYDYRCEASMGIVLFEGDDLSREELLKRADAAMYEAKSVGRSRVRFHDPGVQSILESRFRLEIELRRAIERQELTLVYQTQVGLAGQCEGVEVLLRWHHPELGYIPPSEFIPIAEANGLILPLGQWVMDAACAQLARWSGDPDLGSLILSVNVSSKQFHEPDFVVMVMETIGRHGINPARLCLEVTESMVLDDLDDALVKMTALRETGIRIAMDDFGTGYSSMAYLSSLPFDEVKIDKAFVQKAEHDVSGGEWVIIETIITLSHKLGMKVVAEGVETAEQHRLLSELGCDRFQGFYFGRPVDIDAFARGRAEVFVGQ; encoded by the coding sequence ATGCAGTTCCAGTTCGCTGATACCAGTACGTCTTTCGAGTACGCCGTCGTCGGTCAGTATTCGGCGCCGCTGGTAGTAGTTTCTGTTCTGGTAGCTGTGCTTGCTGCCTTTGCCAGTGTCAGCCATGTGGATCTTATCAGGGCCTCTGGTTCGCGTAGTGCAAGGCGTCTTTGGCACTTGATCGGCGCGTTCGCCATGGGGCTGGGGGTGTGGACCATGCACTTTGTCGGCATGGTTGCGTTTCGTCTGCCCATGAACGTTTACTTCGATCCCCTGTTGACGCTGGCTTCCATTGTGCCTGTCGTATTTTCCGGTTACATCGGGTTGAGTGTGTTACAGCGCGCAGAACCGAAGCTGGGTTCCATTCTTCTGGGTGGTGCCCTGATGGGGGCGGGCATTGGTGTGATGCACTACATCGGCATGGGCGGAATGCTTGTTGAAGCCCAGATGGTGTACCGGCCAACGCTATTTTTTGCCTCTGTTCTGGCTGCTGTTGTGATGGCCAGCCTCGCGCTCAGTGTACCCAGGATGATCCGTAAGCTCAGGAAACGGTTGCCGGTCCAGGCGTCCGGCGTCGCTTTCAAAATCGTAACGGCGATTTTTATGGGCTTGGCCATTTCGAGCCTGCATTACGTGGCGATGGCTGCCACCGACTTCATCCCCGCCGATGGCATCGCTTCGGGTATCCCGTCCGGGGACATAATTGACCAAACGTTAATTGCGGTGTTTGCGGTTATCGCCAGTGTTTTTATCCTCGTGGTATCCACCATTACGGTCATTCTGCGTCATCGAATTCTGGCCTCGGAGGCGTTGGCCGCGCGCTCGGAAAGGGAGGCGCAACGTATGGATGACCGGTTCCGGAAGCTGGTTAGCCGATTGCCGGGCATGGTTTACGAGTTCCAGATGGACGCGGACGGCCACGCCCACTTCCCCTACGCCAGCGAAGCCATTGAATCGGTGTTGGGTGTCAGAGCCACCGATGTTCAACTGGATGTGAATGTGGTTTTCAGGCGTGTTCACCCTGATGATATTGAGGGCTTGCGGGCTTCCATTCGCCAGTCTGCAGAGAACCTGACCGTCTGGCGGCACGAGTTCCGGGTTCGACTGCAGGGTGAGGAGCGTTGGCTTCTGGGTAACTCGATCCCCGATCGACAACATGATGGCAGTACCGTATGGAGCGGTTTTATCACCGACATCACGGAGCAGAAGCGATCAGAAGAGCGAATACACCAACTGGCTTTCTACGACGAACTTACCGGTTTACCGAATCGCCGATTATTCGAGGATCGCATCGATCGTGCCATTGCAGCCTCGGCCAGACACGGGCAGTTTGGCGCGTTGCTCTACATTGATCTGGACGACTTCAAAACGCTCAACGACAGTCTCGGTCACTCCTTTGGCGATCGACTGTTGATCAGTCTCGCGCGGCTGTTGACCGAGAACCTCCGGGAATGCGACACGGTCGCCCGACTCGGCGGTGATGAGTTCGTGATCATTGCCAACGAGTTGGGTGCCACCGAAGAAAGTGCGGCCCGGAATGCGGAAAAGCTTTCGGAAACCCTGCTCAGAATCCTCGGCGAGCCGGTCAATCTCGGCGGCTACGATTACCGGTGTGAGGCGAGCATGGGCATCGTCCTGTTCGAGGGCGACGATCTGTCCCGTGAAGAGTTGCTCAAAAGGGCCGACGCCGCCATGTACGAGGCAAAGTCGGTAGGCCGGAGCAGGGTGCGGTTCCACGACCCGGGCGTGCAGTCGATACTGGAATCCCGTTTTCGCCTGGAAATTGAGCTCCGGCGCGCCATTGAACGTCAGGAGCTGACACTTGTTTATCAGACACAGGTGGGGCTGGCAGGGCAGTGTGAGGGGGTGGAAGTGCTGCTGCGTTGGCATCATCCGGAGCTCGGATACATACCGCCGTCCGAATTTATCCCGATTGCCGAAGCAAACGGCCTGATTCTGCCCCTGGGACAGTGGGTGATGGACGCGGCCTGTGCCCAACTTGCCCGTTGGTCTGGGGATCCCGATCTTGGTTCCCTGATCCTCTCGGTGAACGTCAGCTCGAAACAGTTCCACGAACCCGACTTTGTTGTGATGGTCATGGAAACGATCGGACGGCATGGCATCAATCCCGCCCGCCTATGCCTTGAGGTGACCGAATCCATGGTTCTGGACGATCTGGATGATGCCCTGGTGAAAATGACCGCGCTCAGGGAAACCGGCATCCGGATCGCCATGGACGATTTTGGCACCGGCTATTCTTCCATGGCTTATCTGTCCAGCCTGCCGTTCGATGAAGTCAAGATCGACAAGGCCTTCGTACAGAAGGCCGAGCACGACGTTTCCGGGGGCGAATGGGTGATTATAGAAACCATTATCACGCTGTCTCACAAACTGGGCATGAAGGTGGTGGCCGAGGGCGTGGAAACGGCCGAGCAGCACCGGCTGCTGAGCGAACTGGGCTGCGATCGGTTTCAGGGGTTTTATTTCGGCCGGCCGGTGGATATTGATGCTTTTGCGCGGGGGCGGGCTGAGGTCTTCGTGGGGCAGTAG
- a CDS encoding alpha/beta hydrolase, giving the protein MTKAKSEGQACSLFTMPNLVLLGVLLLTGCSTIPTPGERIARAEGLVSDHGWQSIILDTEPFKVRSFVELNPERQKPLTIYIEGDGLAWKTRTEVSDDPTPTDLMWLRVALGHTSGNTAYLARPCQFMKDINTNCNPSVWTEARFSSEVVRSMNRAITELKRIYHATDIKLVGFSGGGAIAALVAANRDDVVRLITVAGTLDHRVWTDYHNVTPLHASLNPADYWRSLQRVPQFHFIGGRDVTVPKEVAESYISRFPVYARPELEVVEGFGHTCCWEKERQKLYSVVVD; this is encoded by the coding sequence ATGACGAAAGCTAAAAGCGAAGGCCAGGCCTGTTCTTTATTCACGATGCCAAATCTGGTTCTGTTGGGCGTCTTGTTGCTTACTGGATGCTCCACCATCCCAACTCCCGGCGAAAGAATTGCCCGTGCAGAGGGCCTGGTATCGGATCATGGTTGGCAGTCAATCATCCTGGATACAGAGCCGTTTAAAGTCCGGTCTTTTGTCGAGCTCAATCCTGAAAGGCAGAAGCCGCTAACCATTTATATTGAAGGGGATGGACTCGCCTGGAAAACCCGAACTGAAGTCTCTGATGATCCGACCCCCACGGACTTGATGTGGTTAAGAGTGGCACTTGGCCACACCTCAGGGAATACAGCTTACCTGGCTCGACCGTGCCAATTCATGAAAGATATCAACACCAACTGTAATCCGAGTGTCTGGACAGAGGCCCGCTTTTCTTCTGAGGTTGTTCGCTCCATGAATCGGGCGATCACTGAATTAAAGCGCATCTACCATGCCACCGATATCAAGCTGGTCGGGTTTTCTGGTGGCGGTGCCATCGCAGCTCTGGTTGCGGCAAATCGCGACGATGTGGTGAGATTAATCACAGTTGCGGGAACCCTCGACCACAGGGTTTGGACGGATTATCACAACGTCACTCCTTTGCATGCCTCACTCAATCCCGCAGATTACTGGCGATCCCTGCAGAGAGTCCCGCAGTTTCACTTTATTGGTGGCAGGGACGTTACGGTTCCAAAGGAAGTGGCAGAGTCCTACATATCAAGGTTCCCGGTGTATGCAAGGCCCGAGCTGGAAGTTGTCGAGGGGTTCGGGCACACCTGTTGTTGGGAGAAGGAACGCCAGAAACTGTACTCAGTCGTGGTTGATTAA
- a CDS encoding autotransporter domain-containing protein, whose amino-acid sequence MNKLPSSVFFPVSKLAQAIAVAMVAMGAQATPVGDGETVTADDSSGLQYSTAGDITVTIDSSLEGDGLTLGDGSISTPSVTKDFFDPIGSFTLNIDTSGPANGVIFADDILFDSADPNDNLIINAIDDGVTFQGNVLGSFGGISPIDINLGNGAGSTVNMTVDTANNENLLIDAVIDATALSDNTSLSVTNTDGGLNGVIFGQAIGSSAALDSISLGNATNVTFNDTVNVGSGSITFNGSAAAGFANDVTGNLNFATGNTAQAFFGPDAGLTGTISAAADGEGTVFFDPAFSNTTLVSGTVGSSTQELSAVNVATSLTGGVVSTFGGRVDAQTINIVGGPGTVTFSDVLDATTINVDGTGIANFSGATTGNVIFADGNSSTVNLGSDRLLTGSVTAATAGEGTLNFAAPTGDFTLITGDIGATNGLSTVNVATTNGFTSTFGGTVAANTINLSGTGTTEFSGNATGTLNFTDSATANINADQRIIGSVTTSANGQGTLDFDQTTIDTELVSGDIGADALRLNALNVDVGSAATASFGGNVFANAININGNTGGTASFGGDVITTTMALTNAPTVAFSGSTFSGALETDLDNTGDLTFSGTNSVNGTLGVIGGNELQSITISSGETTFGNDLAAYGFTVSSGTRFRTSGALTAKAQNSFTNNGLLSLADTLTLTGGGTAELGGNTLSGIDLRSSSYTDNTVINAAAMGQVDATNPITILPNPGFTSGSLTLIDTNAGTGSADDIAKYNVADTMSVDYGVQVDANSDVILTAAARSGGSDNTDLVKELEKVFNKTSSSTEDIVSSVKKLIKYKLYSYSFTTTYRTSSSDAISLEGPSATKYLEGTTSAKLYTTTESETIHDERIITEDTELYDTMSGKESQATREEIEKLRQESAQRVQEKNADVMKAREARKQNTADDRELMQDTMNDVYEGATKKNQESKEGTDQTKPEPTEGDQGTGTNGGSSLFAASTPSFWGKVSLGDTNKDGNNGSGYDATIDNITIGYTNQIDQRRGLQSLGVSFSYTNTDMDFNTVSGDNGETDLFLAALSGSHNIGDRIYQLVDWSIGAGRSETSSQRLSSNGRLAMADYSSDVLFSDISYSVPLGFYGWLLLPKSSLSWVRVDNGGYTETGAGSDNLSIGGSRIDTFTASQSAVFTREFRLKKGALSPIFILGANYDLSTDNPNISGGLANNTARISGKGGTPERFSVDYGAGLGYTSESGSHSVKFDYSGQYKKGYDNDTVALTYNYRF is encoded by the coding sequence TTGAACAAACTCCCGTCTAGCGTTTTTTTTCCTGTTAGCAAACTGGCGCAAGCCATCGCGGTCGCCATGGTGGCCATGGGTGCACAAGCGACTCCCGTCGGGGATGGCGAAACCGTCACAGCCGATGATAGTAGCGGACTTCAGTACTCAACGGCGGGTGATATCACCGTAACAATAGACAGCAGTTTAGAGGGTGATGGTTTGACTTTGGGGGATGGAAGCATTTCGACCCCCTCAGTTACTAAAGACTTCTTTGATCCGATAGGAAGCTTCACCCTCAACATTGATACTTCGGGTCCCGCCAATGGGGTTATTTTTGCTGACGACATTCTTTTCGATTCAGCGGACCCGAACGACAACCTGATCATCAATGCCATAGATGACGGCGTTACTTTTCAGGGAAATGTGCTCGGTTCCTTTGGCGGTATCTCTCCTATCGACATAAATCTGGGCAACGGAGCCGGCTCAACCGTCAACATGACGGTGGATACCGCCAACAACGAAAACCTGCTGATTGATGCCGTTATTGATGCCACAGCACTCAGCGACAATACTTCGTTATCAGTTACCAATACCGATGGCGGGTTGAATGGCGTTATTTTCGGTCAGGCGATCGGTAGCTCCGCTGCCCTGGACTCCATCAGCCTTGGCAATGCCACCAATGTTACTTTCAATGACACGGTCAATGTTGGCTCCGGCAGCATCACTTTTAATGGTTCGGCTGCTGCGGGTTTTGCCAATGATGTGACGGGCAACCTCAACTTTGCGACAGGCAATACGGCCCAGGCCTTCTTCGGTCCCGATGCCGGCTTGACCGGTACTATTTCTGCGGCTGCGGACGGTGAAGGCACCGTCTTTTTTGACCCGGCCTTCTCCAACACTACGCTGGTCAGCGGCACCGTGGGCTCCTCAACACAGGAATTGTCGGCCGTTAATGTCGCGACCAGCCTTACCGGCGGAGTTGTATCCACCTTCGGCGGTCGCGTCGATGCCCAAACCATCAACATTGTTGGCGGGCCGGGCACCGTTACATTCTCAGATGTTCTCGACGCGACCACCATCAATGTGGATGGAACAGGCATTGCCAATTTTAGTGGTGCAACAACGGGCAACGTCATCTTCGCGGATGGCAACTCCTCTACCGTTAACCTGGGTTCTGATCGATTGTTGACCGGGTCTGTAACCGCCGCCACGGCCGGTGAAGGCACGCTGAATTTCGCCGCACCCACCGGTGATTTTACCCTGATTACCGGCGACATCGGCGCGACCAACGGACTTTCGACGGTGAATGTGGCAACCACCAACGGTTTCACCAGTACGTTTGGCGGTACCGTTGCGGCCAACACTATCAATCTCAGCGGCACCGGTACGACAGAGTTCTCAGGTAATGCGACCGGTACTCTCAACTTTACCGATTCGGCCACCGCCAATATCAACGCGGACCAAAGAATCATCGGTTCGGTAACCACCTCCGCCAACGGCCAGGGGACCCTCGACTTCGATCAAACCACGATCGATACCGAACTGGTCAGCGGCGATATTGGCGCTGATGCATTGCGGCTCAACGCCCTCAATGTTGACGTAGGCAGTGCCGCAACGGCGTCTTTCGGCGGCAACGTGTTCGCCAATGCCATCAATATCAATGGTAATACCGGTGGTACAGCGTCGTTCGGCGGCGATGTCATTACCACAACCATGGCATTGACCAACGCCCCAACCGTCGCGTTCTCGGGCTCGACCTTCAGCGGCGCTCTTGAAACCGATCTTGACAATACCGGTGACCTGACTTTTTCGGGCACGAATTCGGTGAATGGCACGCTGGGCGTCATAGGTGGAAATGAGTTGCAATCGATCACGATCAGTTCCGGCGAAACCACGTTTGGCAACGATCTGGCGGCCTATGGCTTCACAGTGAGCTCTGGGACCCGGTTCAGAACGTCCGGAGCGCTGACCGCAAAGGCACAGAACAGCTTTACCAACAACGGTCTTCTCAGTCTCGCCGATACCCTGACCCTGACCGGCGGAGGCACTGCGGAACTGGGCGGTAACACGCTTAGTGGTATCGACCTGCGAAGCAGCTCCTACACGGACAATACCGTCATTAATGCCGCAGCCATGGGTCAGGTGGATGCCACCAACCCCATAACGATCCTACCGAACCCGGGGTTTACCAGCGGCAGCCTCACCCTGATTGACACCAATGCTGGTACGGGTTCAGCCGACGATATTGCCAAATATAACGTGGCCGACACCATGTCAGTGGATTACGGCGTGCAGGTAGATGCAAATTCGGACGTGATACTGACCGCCGCCGCCAGATCGGGTGGGTCTGACAATACGGATTTGGTTAAGGAGCTTGAAAAGGTTTTTAATAAAACCAGCTCCAGTACCGAGGACATCGTCTCCAGCGTTAAAAAACTCATCAAGTACAAGCTGTATTCCTACTCTTTCACTACCACCTACAGAACCAGCTCTTCCGACGCAATCAGCCTGGAAGGCCCCTCTGCGACCAAGTATCTGGAGGGAACCACGTCAGCGAAGCTCTATACAACAACAGAGTCAGAAACCATTCACGACGAACGAATCATTACAGAAGACACTGAGCTCTATGACACGATGAGTGGCAAGGAGTCGCAAGCTACACGTGAAGAGATTGAAAAGCTAAGACAGGAATCAGCACAGCGCGTGCAAGAAAAAAACGCAGACGTCATGAAGGCCAGGGAAGCGCGGAAGCAAAACACCGCAGACGACAGGGAATTGATGCAAGACACCATGAACGACGTTTACGAGGGAGCAACTAAAAAGAACCAGGAAAGCAAAGAAGGTACAGATCAAACCAAGCCAGAGCCAACAGAGGGCGACCAGGGTACAGGCACGAACGGTGGCAGTTCGCTGTTCGCAGCTTCGACTCCCTCTTTCTGGGGCAAAGTGTCTCTTGGTGACACCAACAAAGACGGCAATAACGGCAGTGGTTACGATGCCACCATCGACAACATTACGATTGGATATACCAATCAAATTGATCAGAGAAGAGGCCTGCAGTCCCTCGGTGTTTCTTTCTCCTACACCAACACAGACATGGATTTTAATACTGTTAGCGGGGATAACGGTGAAACAGATCTGTTTCTCGCAGCCCTTTCCGGCTCACACAACATTGGCGATAGAATCTACCAGCTGGTTGACTGGAGCATAGGCGCCGGACGTTCGGAAACGAGCAGCCAACGCCTGTCCAGCAACGGTCGGCTGGCCATGGCAGACTACAGCTCAGACGTGCTTTTTTCCGACATTTCCTATTCGGTGCCACTGGGTTTTTATGGATGGCTGTTGCTGCCAAAATCCTCCTTGTCCTGGGTGCGGGTTGATAACGGCGGCTATACCGAAACCGGCGCTGGCAGCGATAATCTATCCATAGGCGGCAGCCGGATTGATACCTTCACGGCGTCTCAAAGTGCCGTATTTACCCGAGAATTCAGACTGAAAAAAGGCGCTCTTTCTCCCATATTTATCCTCGGTGCCAATTATGACTTGAGCACGGACAACCCGAACATCAGTGGTGGCCTGGCGAATAACACAGCAAGAATTTCCGGCAAAGGCGGAACCCCGGAACGTTTCAGTGTGGATTACGGCGCTGGTCTTGGCTACACCTCCGAGAGCGGAAGCCACTCCGTCAAATTTGATTACTCAGGTCAGTACAAAAAAGGTTACGACAATGACACCGTCGCGCTCACCTATAACTACAGATTTTAA